TATCCATTTCAATTTCCGAGTCCCATTCATCTTCCTGCGCTTCTTTCTTGAAGCGTTTTGAACCTTTTGACTGAACAAATGTGGGGGTTGGAGATACGAGACCATGGTTCTCTTCATCACGAAggctctccttctcctttcgCTTCTTTCGAAATGCTAGATATCGCAAAACCGACAAAGTTACAATCACCAGGCCAGTTACGGCACCAGTGATAGCGCCTATGAGTGCGCCTATGTCTGTTTTTGACCCTTTATCGGAATCGGAGGATGCTGGCGCCATATTGTAGGTAACATTACTATTGGTAATGCTAGTTCCAACAGTCGAATCTGGGGCCGCTGTGGTTGGTAGTGCATTAGACGGGGTAGAAAATGTCTGTGTTTGTGTTCCACTTGATTTTCCGCTTGCCGCTACACAGACAGTAAGATCTTAAATCTAGTATGATACTTTGAAAGTCGAAGGCTTACTGGCATTATAAAAAGCTTCATCAACATGGAAAAAATCGGTTGTCTGCAATGAACTAATTCGTAAGAGTTACTAGAATATCGTATTAATCAAATTCAGACCGTGACATCCATATACGCCCAACGAGGTACATCGAGGCCTGGTGGAATGGGTTCAGGATAGCTGTTAACTTGGTCGTTATGAAGCAGAATAGCTGGAAAAAATCTTCAACGTACTTATACAACCAGACCCCCGTTCCAGCGCTAGTGCAAGCATCTACCCATTGGTGCCAGCTGAAAGCAAGATTTTAACTCAGCAGCGGCAAGAGTATATCATAGCGATGAGCTCACAAAAGATAGGTCTGGCCCTGACACAATCCGCAAGCGCTTACGAGAGAATATGTTATAGTATTACACATACAAGGGGTAGCTCTTGCGCGATAAGGATCATAATACGATTGACCCTGGGGATTATTAGGCAACGGCACTAGTGATCCTGTTTGCAGAAAACATCTGTTGAAAAGGATCCGGCGCATCTTGAAGGTCTGAATATATACCATCAGCAACACACTCCGATAAAAGGGCGGATGCAACGTCGCAAGGGGACTGATTTTGGGTGTTGTATGACTGATAGCAATTCAGTTTCGTGAAATAAACGAACAGAAGAGTATATAATGCGCACCCATAGGTATGTGTTCAGACACTGAACACTGGCCTGCGAAAAACCAACTTTTAATATGAGAGAGGTGACAATAAGAACCGGGGAAAACATAATTGAAAGATCAACAAAAACTTCGGCGGAAGACTATATATTGAAAGTTTTTGCTTCACACATGATCATTGTCATGTCAGGTATTATGAATTGGAGACGACTTGTTGGTATAGGATTGCATAGCCGGTGACAGTAATAAACCTAGACGCCCATTCTCCGCAGCCAAAAAGATGGGAACGGATATGCGGAACTTTAATGATGAATGAAACGAGGTGTAAAGTTTAAACCATCCGCATCTGGATATCTCACGAGCGCTGTTGCACTGCCATGATACCCAGCCATGCAGATGAGTACGTAACTATTAGTAGGATTGGCTATGAGCCGTTGAATGTGGATCAAAGGACGAACAGCCAACCTCGATTGAGAGAAGACTTGTTGAAAGGAACACTAATTTTGTTGTATGGCAATTGTCAATAATATTTGTATGCGATTTCATAAGCGTAGACCTAGAAGTGCGCCCCAAGTCGCAACGGTATTATACGATGATTTACTCCCCAAAAGCATGGCGCATAAATATCCTCTTGTGTAATTTCGAGCCAGCCTCTTCGATAGCTTGAATTTCATCCGGTGTTAGATCAGGAATATTCACCGAGTCCAGGTATTCTTCAAGACGCGATAACTTGGAGGTAGTGCTGAAAAAAGTGTCAGCTAGTGATCGTTTCAATTAAAAATAGATGGCTAACGTGATGACTATGACGTCTTTCTGCAGCAACCATTTGCTCAAAATTTGCCCGGCAGTGACAGGTTTACCGCGCGTTGTTTCCAACCGCTCACGAATTTGAGCGAGAATTGGACTAAGAGGGCCGTCTGGGACACGAGCTACTGGTGTTTGTCCTCCATATGACTGAATGGCAATACCCTTGGATTGACAAAATTCCACTGTCGGTTTCGCGGCTTTCCAAACATAGGGGTGAAGTTCGATCTAATTAACAAAAGGTATTATCAGCCAATTCGTCCACGTCTGTCGACTAGCTGGACGAACCTGGTTGACTGCGGGCACAATCTTTCCATGGTCAAGTATCGTCTTGATATCCTCCACTTGGAAGTTCGATATTCCTATTGCTTTGGCCAATCCCAGATTGTAAACTTCCTCCATCCCTTCCCACACCTGCACAAGGTTTCCCTGCTTTGTTGCTGGAGTAGGGTCATGAACAAGGAAAAGATCCACGTATTCCATATTAAGTTTGGATAGCGAGGTCTTCAAAGACTGGGTGATTGTCTCTCCAGGAGCGAGCGTAGGTAAGTTTAGTTTCGTTGTAACAAACAACTCTGAGCGCGGCTTCCCAGAGTTTGCAATACCTCGACCAAGACTTTCTTCGTTTTGGTACATCTGAGCACCATCGAGGTGACTGACACCATTATCTATGGCAAGCTTGACAAGGTCGGCTGCATCTTTTGTGTAGAGGGCAGTGCCCGTGCCGAAGCCTATCCAAGGGACGCTTGCACCAGTGTTGAGCTTGAAGACTTTGGACATTATTGGGAGTGGGGTACAGGAGAAAGTTGAGATAAGGAGAGAAAAATCACAAGAGGGGATTTTATATTTATCCAGCAATGTCGTCAAGCTGAGCGCAGATTTCGAAATTAGAAAGCAAGACAACAGGAGAACTAGTGCGGGTAGAAGAAATCTGGGCAAGGTCATGCCGGGAAGCTGGATGATCGACTGTTGATCATGAGTGCGCTTCCAGATATAAAAGTCACCACAAGAATTTTAGTCATGCTGGACATAGTTGATGAATAACCTATTTTCAAGCCCACGTTTCCACGCTGGTCAACTTCCACGACATCGAACTACCGGCCCTAAACATGGTTTATATGCTCTTCCAACAACTAATCGCACGATCTTCATCTTTTAACAAACACAGGTTACCTTATATCCTGACACGTTAGGCCCACCTATTCCAATGGTTGGTCTTTCATGTGGGGCACCTTAGACTAAATGGCTTGCTTTAAAGGCTGATCATCTTGGTTTCGACCCCAGTGGATGTAGTCAGTCACCGAGTGGACCAACATCATCCGATACCAGGATTTGTATTCATTATAAATAGCTGTCAGCTCGCAATAGTCACTTGTTGTTCTATCAATAATCGTTCAGCTATGTGTTGGAATTTTGATCATCTTCCTTGTATCTTGTCGAGGCTTTCCTTGCTCAGGTACGCATGGAGGTGCAATTCCGCTTCAGATTCGACATTCTTCTGTCCTATGTGATTATAAGCACTCCAAGTAGCCTGTTATGTTAATTTGGCGGGCGGCTTCATTCGGTGTCATAAAGAGATTCTGTAGGGGAAGTCAGGTCAATATGGGTTGCTCGCGCACGAAAGGTGGAGTACCCTTGAGCGCTGAGCTTGAATATTTTAAACTCAGAAAGCACGGCTTCCCACGCCTGGTCCCGATGGTTCGGTGTGTTCCCTGCCAGTGCAGCCGTGATTACCATCCCGACCAACGAACAGCGCCTTTAGTGCAACATACTTCAAACTCTCTACTTGTCAAAATCACTATCAAAAACCGACTACGCTGTTTCTCTTCTTTGGCTGTGCTGAGAATAAAGCTGCAATGCCAATAACAAATCCAACTCGATAGCCCGACCTCGGGACGGAACAGGAACATACACCTCCCGTTCGATTCCCATTAATCTGTGATAATACAAACCAAACAGTCTTTCTTTCGACCTTGCCAGGAGTCAAATATAGGATGCAATAATGGCAACTTGATGCTTACCAACAAACTATGGTTCTACAAGTTGTAACTTGTCTGACATACTGTTGGAAGGTTATTGATGCTCGGTCATCTGCTCTTGGGAAAAGCTATGCCATTCCAAGTACTTCTGTACTTTTTGACCCAAGAGTCGTTCTAAGTCGATGGTTCGGCAAGCTAGAAATATACCCCGTAAGTCAAATTCGGGCTGTGCTGGACCCTGACAGCGTTCATATAATTAGAGGCAGTAGGGGTTGGGAACCCACCCTCTACTTGCAGGATACAAGTTATCCTTTGTCTATAACCTTCCCAACCGCTCAATTTGTTCTTGAAACTGATTATGGCCTCAACATTTGGCGACAATAGCACTGTACTTGGCGACAGGAAACTCCATGATGAAATAATGATCGCCAAAGGGGAATATTCTCCCGACTCGAAAGCAGAAGCAGTTTCCGGCAAGCCTCACGCAAGCGCCTTTACAACAGTCGACTATACTGTAGAAGAGCGCCCATTTTTTATACCCATTCGAAAGGATGGTGTCATAGCTGCGTTGGAAAAGCTTGACCAACAACTTCAAAATGTTGGTTTCTCTGAGACTTTCGTCCATGCCTCTATTCATTACCTCCTATATAACAGGCCGGAAGGACGCGATTGTTCTCAAAAAAGGTTCCTACGGACTGGACAGGCAAGGAAGTAGTGCCTGGTCAATTAGGACTCATCAATCATGGGTAATCAATCTCATTAGATTAAACTCGCCACAGACTTACACATTTCTTGCTTCATAGTGGTTCTCCCAAAGTCCTCACGAAGCCAGGTCGTTATCCCGGATTCCCACTGCGAAATTGGTGGGCGCGTTCATGGTGCGGAACTCAGGGATGTGAGTAACGATTTGACGCAATTGATGACATAGCAACGTAACTGACACTTTGTGTTCTGAATCTAGTATCCGACACAGTCATCGAATTTCACGGACTCACAGTCGTCCAAGTTTCCCAGAATCAAGCTGCTGTCGTCTCCGACCCGCAAAACCATGTATTCGTGATAAAGAACGGCGGATTTGTCGCGTATGCGATTGAAGGAACTTACGATGTTCTCTCTATTGTCGATCAGACACATTTACCAACTATCATTAAGGATAAGTTGACAGGCGTTGTCCTTGGATCTACCCATGAAGTCAAGATGAACAGCAAGGTGTCCGGCGGACAGCAAAAGGAATATGTTGTCGCCACCTTGTAAGCACTATCTTGGTTTTAATCCCAAAAAGGACACACTTAATCCTTTCTCGTGTCTATAGTTTGAATATTCCCGCCAGCAACTGTGCTATTCTTCAGCGCGGGGACGATCTTGAGCTTCTAGGGGCTGGTCAATCTGTTATCACCAATCCTAGTGTCACTCTACGCGGTTTGTACACATTAGGAGAGAATCAATTGGAAATGCCCACCAAAGACATGTAAGCTGTCCCTCGACCAATTGTTTTGCAGTATGTTACTCATCCATATATAGATTTACGCGCGACCAAGTACCGGTCAGCTTGACCATTTACCTGAAATGGCAGTTGACAGAGCCACTTAAATTGACAACCCATGGATACAATACTCCATACGATGCTCTAAGGGACAAAACCCAGTCGATTTTGACGCAAATCGTAGCACATCTCGATTATTCGTCTATGGTCAAACAACGATCATTGGGCCCTGACAATATGGACGATGGATCGGACCCATCATCTGCTTTCCTCGACGCATTGCGAACCCGGGCGATGGATGACATGCACGAAGCAGCGCTGGAATACGGCATTATTCTTAAGGATCTTGGTTAGTACATTTTCAAAGTGGACCTAGAACGCCTTTTCACTCTGTCTATATCCAGCTGTCATTGATCGACAGTTCAAGGGTGAAATTGCTGCGACTATGGATAAACTTACCAGTGAGCATTTTAATTCCACAATACGCTTTCAGGTAATTAATGTTTCCCCTTTAGCACGTGCATTACAAGCACAGGTCGAGGCCGCCGTAAGTTATTTCATTTCTCAAATTGAAAACAAAGTTCTGAGCAAGATCCATAGAACGTAGACAGGGAAAATAGCAACAAGGTCAAGCAGGAAGAGGGAGCTTTGTCAGTCACGAGGATTAAAGCACAAGCAGCCAACGCGCAAGCTGACGCCGAAGCATACCGAGTCATTGCGGCTGCCAAAGCTCAAGCACAGAAGGTTCGAATTGAAGCGGAAGCGCAGGCCGAAGCGACGCGTATGGCTGCTGAGGCCGAAGCAGAAGCTATCCGCCTCAAGGCTAAAGCTGACGCAGAGGTCATTGATCAGTTTGCCCGAGAAATGGAGTTACGACGTATTGAAGTGGCCAGGGTGCAGGCCTTTGGTTCGAGGGCCGTATTTGTGCCCAGTGAAAGTGCTGGTTCACAGATGGGTAATGCAATGGCACTAGGGATGGCCGCATCGATGGGTGCGAATGCGATCAAAAAATAGCGAGTCCATCTGAGTAACTGGTCCTTTGCCTTTTGTTCCCTATCTGCGTCATCT
This Psilocybe cubensis strain MGC-MH-2018 chromosome 3, whole genome shotgun sequence DNA region includes the following protein-coding sequences:
- a CDS encoding NAD/NADP-dependent indole-3-acetaldehyde reductase, yielding MSKVFKLNTGASVPWIGFGTGTALYTKDAADLVKLAIDNGVSHLDGAQMYQNEESLGRGIANSGKPRSELFVTTKLNLPTLAPGETITQSLKTSLSKLNMEYVDLFLVHDPTPATKQGNLVQVWEGMEEVYNLGLAKAIGISNFQVEDIKTILDHGKIVPAVNQIELHPYVWKAAKPTVEFCQSKGIAIQSYGGQTPVARVPDGPLSPILAQIRERLETTRGKPVTAGQILSKWLLQKDVIVITTTSKLSRLEEYLDSVNIPDLTPDEIQAIEEAGSKLHKRIFMRHAFGE